From a single Bacillus sp. NEB1478 genomic region:
- the abc-f gene encoding ribosomal protection-like ABC-F family protein, protein MLLLEAIGLEKSYKGKLILKQSEPFQLYKKDRIGLVGLNGTGKSTFLKLLTSAEHADAGIVQQFGTFAVVSQLEETEQKITSKSASQWNLEGKSFNTMSGGEKTRTQIAAALEQRPDTLFLDEPTSHLDVEGMDQLAKVLNHHNGAVMLVSHDRAFLDMVCTKIIELDQQTFTVYNGNYSEYLVLKKQKEERQQFEFDQYVKEKRRLEKAAVDKASKAKSVKDKPARMSHKEANLGIAKVQGAKKSMEKTVKVIEKRIEMLDKKEKPREQPQIDFDIQRFSVIHGKQAFAVKDLSISFGERQLFAQLSFAVKPGMKVVLTGKNGTGKSTLLEQIYNGNNAIEKSKQLKIGYFHQHLNILDESKSILENVMENSLYEETWVRTILARLLFKREDVFKKVEVLSGGERMKTALAKLFLNDYNILLLDEPTNYMDLFTREALEEVLAAYPGTFILATHDRRLMERTATHVLEIQPPKVKWFEGSYSEFKMNDRKVKQKQPKNEEKLMKLQFEMTELIGQLSMCQKEEEKRQLDQRYQEVIREIRLLKAQ, encoded by the coding sequence ATGTTGTTATTAGAAGCGATTGGATTGGAAAAATCATATAAAGGCAAGTTGATATTGAAGCAGTCGGAACCGTTCCAGCTCTATAAAAAAGACCGGATTGGATTAGTCGGATTAAATGGTACCGGAAAATCGACGTTCTTGAAACTGCTAACTTCTGCTGAGCATGCAGATGCGGGAATAGTCCAGCAATTTGGTACGTTTGCAGTTGTAAGCCAGCTGGAGGAAACAGAGCAAAAAATCACTTCAAAAAGTGCCAGTCAATGGAATTTAGAAGGTAAGTCTTTTAACACGATGAGCGGCGGTGAAAAGACACGTACACAGATTGCCGCGGCACTTGAGCAAAGACCTGATACTCTCTTTTTAGATGAACCGACAAGCCATCTTGATGTTGAAGGAATGGATCAGCTGGCAAAAGTGCTGAATCATCATAATGGAGCTGTAATGCTTGTCTCGCATGACAGAGCGTTTCTTGATATGGTTTGTACAAAAATTATTGAACTCGATCAACAGACCTTCACAGTATACAACGGTAATTACTCCGAATATCTGGTGCTAAAAAAACAAAAAGAAGAGCGTCAGCAGTTTGAGTTCGATCAGTATGTAAAAGAGAAAAGAAGATTGGAAAAAGCTGCAGTTGATAAAGCTTCAAAAGCGAAATCGGTAAAAGATAAACCGGCGCGAATGTCACATAAAGAAGCTAATCTAGGAATCGCCAAAGTGCAAGGTGCCAAAAAGTCGATGGAGAAAACGGTTAAAGTTATCGAAAAAAGAATCGAGATGCTGGATAAAAAGGAAAAACCAAGAGAACAGCCGCAAATTGACTTTGATATCCAGCGATTCTCTGTTATCCACGGAAAACAAGCATTTGCAGTCAAAGATCTATCTATCTCGTTTGGTGAACGTCAGTTGTTTGCCCAACTATCATTTGCGGTAAAGCCGGGAATGAAGGTTGTATTGACAGGGAAGAACGGAACGGGAAAATCAACATTGCTAGAACAGATTTATAATGGGAATAACGCGATAGAAAAATCGAAACAGTTGAAAATCGGCTACTTTCACCAGCACTTAAATATTCTCGATGAATCCAAAAGTATTTTGGAGAATGTGATGGAAAACAGTTTATATGAGGAAACGTGGGTAAGGACCATTTTGGCGAGGCTGCTTTTTAAACGGGAAGATGTATTTAAAAAGGTGGAAGTGTTAAGCGGCGGTGAGCGGATGAAGACGGCACTTGCGAAGCTTTTTCTAAATGATTATAATATACTGCTGCTGGACGAACCTACGAACTATATGGATTTGTTCACACGTGAAGCATTAGAAGAGGTTCTTGCTGCGTATCCAGGTACATTTATTCTGGCTACCCATGACCGCAGGCTGATGGAAAGAACGGCAACACATGTACTGGAAATCCAGCCGCCAAAGGTAAAGTGGTTCGAGGGAAGCTATTCGGAATTTAAAATGAATGATAGAAAAGTGAAACAAAAACAACCCAAAAATGAAGAAAAGCTAATGAAGCTGCAGTTTGAAATGACTGAGCTAATCGGCCAGTTGTCGATGTGCCAAAAAGAAGAGGAAAAAAGACAGCTTGACCAAAGATATCAAGAAGTGATTAGGGAAATCAGACTGTTAAAAGCACAATAA
- a CDS encoding Hsp20/alpha crystallin family protein produces MDTWKQMMDWKRMAEQYFGDQFFTPAEAPSAEAARNNDPFCNIYETAQEICCVLALPGLNRTEDVEVFVDASKLTVRGKLSIVLDSYKLNKEEFQLGEFNRVIDLPVKVLQEPIQAFYRKGLLFIRMLKDHRAAENQQRVHLRWVQE; encoded by the coding sequence ATGGATACATGGAAACAAATGATGGATTGGAAAAGAATGGCCGAACAATATTTTGGAGATCAATTTTTCACGCCTGCTGAAGCTCCAAGTGCTGAAGCGGCAAGAAATAATGATCCTTTTTGCAATATTTACGAAACAGCTCAAGAAATATGCTGTGTTCTTGCTTTACCTGGACTTAATCGTACAGAAGATGTAGAAGTGTTTGTGGATGCTTCTAAACTGACTGTACGTGGAAAGCTTTCGATCGTACTTGATTCGTATAAATTAAATAAAGAAGAATTTCAGCTTGGTGAATTTAACAGAGTGATCGATCTGCCGGTTAAAGTTCTTCAAGAGCCGATTCAAGCCTTTTATCGAAAGGGATTATTATTTATACGAATGCTTAAAGACCACAGAGCTGCAGAGAACCAGCAAAGAGTGCATTTAAGATGGGTTCAAGAATGA
- a CDS encoding spore germination protein GerPB: protein MNLFVSQTIVIQQLKVEGIQNSSVLQIGSAGMIQPISQLYNTGKYTGPAPLITPSEVPTVPLGPPS, encoded by the coding sequence ATGAATTTATTTGTCAGTCAGACCATTGTGATTCAGCAATTAAAAGTAGAAGGAATTCAAAATTCATCTGTGCTCCAGATCGGCAGTGCAGGTATGATTCAACCAATCTCGCAATTATATAACACAGGCAAATACACCGGCCCAGCTCCTCTAATCACTCCGTCTGAAGTTCCTACTGTACCGCTTGGGCCGCCTTCTTAA
- a CDS encoding spore germination protein GerPE, which translates to MYRTSMVNEVKLNSLTSASVLRSGDTEKIESYAAVLAVQRESTIYGTFDLHFKDYDLFQQKVLVPVCPSVNVKKTFNAVPFIKVGKVDIIGVSSSSVLHIGSVNKITLQSRVKHIRNYMKNPFQNEEEEGA; encoded by the coding sequence ATGTATCGTACATCAATGGTTAACGAGGTAAAATTAAATTCCCTGACATCGGCATCTGTTCTCAGATCGGGTGATACAGAAAAAATTGAATCCTATGCAGCTGTTTTAGCTGTACAGCGAGAAAGTACCATTTATGGAACGTTTGATCTCCACTTTAAAGATTACGATCTTTTTCAGCAAAAGGTATTAGTTCCTGTATGTCCATCCGTTAATGTTAAGAAAACGTTTAATGCGGTCCCTTTTATCAAAGTAGGAAAAGTCGATATTATCGGGGTTTCGAGTTCATCTGTGCTGCATATCGGCTCTGTAAATAAAATAACATTGCAATCACGTGTAAAGCATATCAGAAATTATATGAAAAATCCTTTTCAAAATGAAGAGGAGGAGGGTGCATGA
- a CDS encoding spore gernimation protein GerPD: MNFHVTNHELFVGEIYIVGVGLSSVLLIGDVDCISLGSAFDTPPESLVLGTSLVPL; encoded by the coding sequence GTGAACTTTCACGTAACAAACCATGAGCTTTTTGTCGGTGAGATTTATATTGTGGGGGTCGGTCTATCATCTGTATTGCTGATTGGTGACGTGGATTGCATCAGCTTAGGCTCTGCCTTTGACACACCGCCGGAATCTCTCGTTTTAGGAACTTCACTCGTACCGCTGTAA
- the gerPC gene encoding spore germination protein GerPC produces MHEENNYYLNKLQQMIYEQNEKIYELEKQVNQLKEQLKEINTKPQNVEYTFEQLKIEKLEGTLHIGLGHSAESKDLIEQFNVGQNTLQMPQQQQMRASIENPGYREMLKAMDEFFVKEVPVYLRSLETKTKVPLDDAYRVFILEDVQRQVPGRIKHYLTKYEPKDERGRKDILQKTKEDIYRGIETFIVHLKESNSGGEDSELSRNKP; encoded by the coding sequence ATGCATGAGGAAAACAATTACTATTTAAATAAACTTCAGCAGATGATTTATGAGCAAAATGAAAAGATTTATGAGCTTGAAAAACAAGTGAATCAGCTGAAAGAGCAACTGAAAGAAATAAATACAAAACCGCAAAACGTAGAATACACGTTTGAACAATTAAAAATTGAAAAGCTTGAAGGGACGCTTCATATTGGTCTTGGTCATTCTGCCGAAAGTAAAGATCTGATCGAGCAATTTAACGTGGGACAAAATACGCTCCAGATGCCTCAACAGCAGCAAATGCGCGCCAGTATCGAGAATCCGGGCTACCGGGAAATGTTAAAAGCGATGGATGAATTTTTCGTTAAAGAGGTTCCTGTTTACTTACGGTCCCTGGAGACGAAAACAAAAGTTCCACTGGATGATGCATACAGGGTTTTTATCTTGGAGGATGTACAGCGGCAAGTGCCCGGCAGGATCAAACATTACTTAACAAAGTATGAGCCGAAAGATGAAAGAGGACGAAAAGATATTCTCCAAAAAACGAAAGAAGACATTTATCGCGGAATTGAGACGTTTATCGTGCATTTAAAAGAATCAAATTCTGGGGGTGAAGACAGTGAACTTTCACGTAACAAACCATGA
- a CDS encoding spore germination protein, translating to MPAVVGKISVNSVSSGSVFHIGDVQTICPVSYSKTYAGAGSFNTGDNLRVHNGYSVTYTQDPDINDNNSVGNL from the coding sequence ATGCCGGCAGTCGTTGGAAAGATAAGTGTCAATTCAGTATCAAGCGGATCTGTTTTTCATATCGGCGACGTCCAGACGATCTGTCCCGTCAGTTATTCAAAAACTTACGCTGGAGCGGGGTCTTTTAACACGGGTGATAACCTGCGTGTACACAACGGTTACAGTGTTACGTACACCCAAGATCCTGATATAAATGACAATAACAGTGTGGGTAATTTATAA
- a CDS encoding spore germination protein produces MPCLIVAPININAAEGVVNFGDTLVINPKTSGKGYNGSGGGNTGNFIQTISVVSATNTLDPDVFDSNNAGNA; encoded by the coding sequence GTGCCCTGCTTGATTGTTGCACCAATCAATATAAATGCTGCTGAAGGGGTGGTGAACTTTGGGGATACCTTAGTGATCAATCCTAAAACGTCTGGTAAAGGCTACAATGGTTCCGGCGGCGGAAATACGGGCAATTTTATTCAAACCATTTCAGTTGTCAGTGCTACTAATACATTAGATCCTGATGTATTTGATTCCAACAATGCCGGAAATGCGTAG
- a CDS encoding Hsp20/alpha crystallin family protein has product MFGKGPLMPFFNNRSMDDWLKSFEQFVNKGMTQFEQYAAQLSFEVDTEETPQDYRIYANLKEYQPKDISIEVLNQGLQIKAQNEEAQSVKNSKTGQFHKTRATKKTERFVQVPFTFRNEDVNAQYNNGILMISVNKTDAPEPNPVVPIKVVTENDAGVDAGDFEE; this is encoded by the coding sequence ATGTTTGGAAAAGGTCCTTTAATGCCTTTTTTTAATAACCGTTCTATGGATGACTGGCTAAAATCGTTTGAGCAATTTGTAAATAAAGGGATGACTCAATTCGAGCAATACGCAGCGCAATTATCGTTTGAGGTAGATACAGAAGAAACTCCTCAAGATTATAGAATTTATGCAAATCTAAAGGAATATCAACCCAAAGACATCAGCATAGAAGTTCTTAATCAAGGGCTGCAGATTAAAGCTCAAAACGAAGAGGCCCAATCTGTCAAAAACAGCAAGACTGGTCAATTTCACAAAACACGTGCTACAAAGAAAACCGAGCGTTTTGTTCAAGTGCCTTTTACATTCCGAAACGAAGATGTAAATGCACAATACAACAATGGAATATTAATGATTTCGGTTAACAAAACGGATGCACCAGAACCAAACCCTGTTGTGCCGATAAAAGTAGTAACCGAAAATGATGCCGGTGTTGACGCTGGTGATTTTGAGGAGTAA
- a CDS encoding AIM24 family protein, which translates to MNESLFTVIEKKEGRRATFEVLEYNQLPVTSAGSSSSYYAKETGVKLKQVRITLRQGAVQAETGALQFIKGDLQMKSNAGGVGGFMKKVASNILTDESLFKPLYEGTGEIYLEPSYGHYLLLDLNEEEVVADKGMFYAAEPSVHLGVARQKLMSSIKGDEGLFQTKLNGSGFVVLQSPVPLQQIMKVELNEEKLQVDGTFALLRKGDIDFRVKRASSSIVGSATSGEGYLHIFEGTGEVWLAPTLGR; encoded by the coding sequence ATGAATGAATCTCTTTTTACAGTTATAGAAAAGAAAGAAGGACGAAGAGCTACGTTCGAAGTCCTTGAATATAATCAACTGCCAGTCACAAGCGCCGGTTCGAGTTCCTCTTATTATGCAAAAGAAACAGGAGTTAAGCTTAAACAGGTGAGAATCACATTGCGTCAAGGTGCTGTCCAGGCAGAAACTGGTGCTCTTCAGTTTATCAAGGGTGATCTGCAGATGAAAAGCAACGCAGGCGGAGTAGGGGGCTTTATGAAAAAAGTAGCCTCAAATATTTTAACGGATGAATCTTTGTTCAAGCCGTTATATGAAGGAACAGGCGAAATATATTTGGAGCCTTCATATGGCCATTATTTATTATTAGATCTGAACGAAGAAGAGGTAGTAGCGGATAAAGGGATGTTTTACGCGGCAGAACCTTCCGTTCATTTAGGTGTAGCGAGACAAAAGCTCATGTCATCCATTAAAGGTGACGAAGGTTTGTTTCAAACAAAATTAAATGGATCAGGATTCGTTGTTCTCCAAAGTCCCGTTCCGCTACAGCAAATTATGAAGGTGGAGCTTAACGAAGAAAAATTGCAGGTAGATGGTACATTTGCCTTGTTAAGAAAAGGGGATATCGACTTTAGAGTGAAACGCGCATCATCGTCTATCGTCGGATCTGCAACGAGCGGTGAAGGGTATCTGCATATTTTCGAAGGAACTGGAGAAGTTTGGCTGGCGCCGACATTAGGACGATAA
- a CDS encoding DsrE family protein, producing the protein MQNKIILVTTDSFGTGNDPSLGENVMETYFTVLKQQSDLPAAIFLMNRGVYCLTDQSLCSVHLKVMENKGVKVFGCKTCVDHYNIENEMTAGEISGMAHFVELSAKYEVITIA; encoded by the coding sequence ATGCAAAATAAAATCATTCTCGTAACGACAGATTCGTTTGGTACTGGTAATGACCCGTCTCTTGGTGAAAACGTAATGGAAACGTACTTCACAGTTTTAAAACAGCAATCAGATCTGCCTGCAGCGATCTTTCTTATGAACCGCGGCGTATACTGCCTCACTGATCAATCTCTTTGCTCAGTCCATTTAAAAGTAATGGAAAACAAAGGTGTTAAAGTTTTCGGATGCAAAACATGTGTTGATCATTACAACATCGAAAACGAAATGACTGCCGGTGAAATATCAGGAATGGCACATTTTGTTGAGCTCTCCGCAAAATATGAAGTGATTACGATCGCGTAA
- a CDS encoding LD-carboxypeptidase has protein sequence MAIKPPVLRQGDTIGIVTLGSPLEARIINEGIANLRSRGFNVVLGKYVYSSNGFLAGTDEQQASDLMSMFTNEEVKMILPTRGGVGVAGILPYLDFSVIEQNPKIISGYSDITILLNVLYQYANLTTFQSLLLLDFTRGTPDYNFQQFFSATATLVSPRQILNPPGMTLIGKVPGNVTGEIVGGNLTSFVDSLGTPFEIDTKGKILLLEETHEPMNTIYRYITHLRIAGKLDDCIGIVMGECTKCEPAYGKTYEEVIDEFLVPLGKPLMTGLATAHGYYKAAIPIGAKVNMNSINQTLTVMEAAVSE, from the coding sequence ATGGCAATTAAACCACCTGTTCTAAGACAAGGAGATACGATCGGGATTGTGACTCTCGGAAGCCCTCTAGAGGCACGTATTATAAATGAGGGCATAGCGAACTTAAGAAGCAGGGGATTCAATGTGGTCCTCGGAAAATATGTATATTCATCAAATGGTTTTCTGGCGGGTACGGATGAACAGCAGGCTTCCGATCTGATGAGTATGTTTACTAATGAGGAAGTTAAAATGATCTTGCCAACACGCGGTGGTGTAGGCGTGGCTGGAATTCTTCCGTATCTTGATTTTTCCGTTATCGAGCAAAATCCTAAGATCATCAGCGGATACAGTGATATTACGATTCTTCTGAATGTTCTTTATCAGTACGCAAATTTAACTACTTTTCAGAGTTTGCTTTTGCTTGATTTTACTAGAGGAACTCCAGATTATAACTTTCAGCAGTTTTTCTCTGCAACCGCTACACTTGTTTCACCACGTCAAATACTGAATCCGCCAGGGATGACTCTTATCGGCAAGGTGCCAGGGAATGTAACAGGGGAGATCGTTGGAGGAAATCTAACATCTTTTGTTGACTCACTTGGTACTCCTTTTGAAATCGATACAAAAGGAAAAATTTTATTGTTAGAAGAAACACATGAACCAATGAATACCATTTATCGGTATATCACGCATTTGAGAATCGCAGGGAAACTGGATGATTGTATCGGAATCGTTATGGGGGAATGCACGAAATGTGAACCGGCATACGGTAAAACGTATGAAGAGGTTATAGATGAATTTTTAGTTCCATTAGGGAAGCCTTTGATGACTGGCCTCGCTACAGCACATGGGTATTATAAAGCAGCGATCCCAATTGGTGCTAAAGTCAATATGAATTCAATAAACCAGACGCTGACGGTGATGGAAGCAGCAGTTAGTGAGTGA
- a CDS encoding YggT family protein codes for MRRSAGATVVSFIIGIIQLILVLRFIFQLFNANEGAAFAQLIYNLSQPLLLPFAAIFPNIELSNGFVVELSTIIAIIVYGVVGMLLKRLFPPRRDRTVHRETVIREDPTTGEERIIKEDRR; via the coding sequence ATGAGACGTTCCGCAGGCGCTACAGTCGTTTCTTTTATCATCGGTATCATTCAGCTTATTTTAGTTTTACGTTTTATCTTTCAATTGTTTAATGCAAACGAAGGAGCAGCTTTTGCGCAGCTTATATACAATCTAAGTCAGCCGCTGCTATTGCCGTTTGCCGCAATTTTTCCAAATATCGAACTTTCAAATGGATTTGTCGTTGAACTATCAACGATTATTGCAATTATTGTTTATGGAGTAGTTGGTATGCTTCTAAAACGTCTGTTTCCGCCGAGAAGAGATAGAACGGTTCACAGAGAAACAGTAATTAGAGAAGATCCGACAACTGGCGAAGAGAGAATTATTAAAGAAGACCGCCGATAG
- a CDS encoding DeoR/GlpR family DNA-binding transcription regulator, producing the protein MLTPERHRKIIALLGEKQVVTIQELVDATSSSESTIRRDLSQLQKDKKLKRVHGGASLFNQKSEELSVSEKSAKNLSEKEKIAQYAASLVKDGDCIYIDAGTTTLQMIPFLKGKDITVVTNGISHLDYLSENKIATYLVGGFVKPKTKAIVGSSALTSLNTYRFDKCFMGINGIHLDAGYTTPDPEEAAIKHLAISLTQEAFILADNSKFNEITFSKVDDINKAIIITNEIDEDVAYDYQEKTEIKVVTS; encoded by the coding sequence ATGTTAACACCTGAAAGACATCGTAAAATTATTGCACTATTAGGTGAAAAACAAGTTGTAACGATACAAGAATTAGTTGATGCCACATCCTCTTCGGAATCGACTATCCGCCGGGATTTAAGTCAGCTTCAAAAAGATAAAAAACTAAAACGGGTCCATGGCGGAGCATCCCTTTTCAACCAAAAGAGCGAAGAGTTGAGCGTTTCCGAAAAGTCAGCAAAAAACTTATCAGAGAAAGAAAAGATCGCTCAATACGCAGCTAGTCTCGTGAAGGATGGCGATTGCATTTATATTGATGCCGGGACTACAACATTGCAAATGATCCCCTTTCTGAAGGGAAAAGACATCACAGTTGTTACAAACGGAATATCACACCTTGACTATTTAAGTGAAAATAAGATCGCAACTTATTTAGTCGGGGGCTTTGTAAAGCCAAAAACAAAAGCCATCGTAGGCAGCAGTGCCTTAACGAGTTTAAATACTTACCGTTTTGATAAATGTTTCATGGGAATTAACGGTATTCATCTCGATGCTGGATACACAACTCCTGATCCTGAAGAAGCTGCTATCAAGCATTTAGCAATCTCTCTTACCCAGGAAGCTTTTATTCTCGCAGACAACTCAAAGTTTAACGAGATCACTTTTTCAAAAGTGGATGATATAAACAAAGCGATCATTATAACAAATGAGATCGATGAAGACGTTGCTTATGATTATCAAGAAAAGACAGAAATAAAGGTTGTGACATCATGA
- the pfkB gene encoding 1-phosphofructokinase has translation MIYTCTLNPSIDYVASVKNFKEGHLNRTETAHMYPGGKGINVSRVLNHLGTKSTALGFIGGFTGEFIRDFLKNEGIPNDFVQVNEPTRINVKLKSDTETEINGLGPAISSEQQQDLIGKIRSMSEGDILVLAGSIPPSISKNFYADLAEICLQQEVRVVLDTAGETLKNALPFKPFLLKPNHHELGELFETTIDSIDDAVQYGSKLLGEGVQNVIVSMADQGAIFLNNEHVLFANVPAGTVKNSVGAGDSVVAGFLSQITQSNDILKAFQVGVASGSATAFSEDLCTKELVESLIEEIRITKL, from the coding sequence ATGATTTATACGTGCACACTCAATCCTTCGATTGACTATGTTGCCAGTGTAAAAAACTTCAAAGAAGGCCATCTGAACCGTACAGAAACAGCTCATATGTATCCAGGAGGAAAAGGGATTAACGTATCACGCGTTCTTAACCACCTAGGTACGAAAAGTACAGCATTAGGATTCATTGGAGGTTTTACCGGAGAATTCATTCGGGATTTTCTTAAAAACGAGGGTATCCCAAATGATTTTGTTCAAGTAAATGAGCCTACTAGAATCAATGTGAAATTAAAGTCAGATACAGAAACTGAGATCAATGGTCTTGGTCCTGCGATTTCATCAGAACAGCAACAAGATTTAATCGGAAAAATCCGTTCTATGTCCGAAGGCGATATTCTTGTACTAGCAGGGAGTATACCACCCTCCATCTCTAAAAACTTCTATGCAGACTTGGCTGAAATTTGTTTGCAGCAAGAGGTACGAGTTGTTTTGGATACAGCGGGTGAAACACTTAAGAATGCTCTGCCCTTCAAACCTTTTTTATTAAAACCTAATCATCACGAACTAGGTGAGCTTTTCGAAACAACAATCGATAGCATTGACGATGCCGTTCAATATGGCAGCAAGTTGCTGGGTGAAGGTGTCCAAAATGTCATCGTATCTATGGCTGATCAAGGAGCTATTTTTCTAAATAACGAGCATGTATTGTTCGCAAATGTACCTGCAGGAACAGTAAAAAACTCAGTCGGGGCGGGTGATTCGGTCGTTGCCGGTTTCCTTTCTCAAATCACCCAGTCCAATGACATTTTAAAAGCTTTCCAAGTCGGAGTAGCCTCTGGAAGTGCAACAGCGTTTTCAGAAGACCTCTGTACAAAAGAGCTAGTTGAAAGCTTAATCGAAGAAATTAGAATCACAAAGCTATAA
- a CDS encoding fructose-specific PTS transporter subunit EIIC translates to MKITELLTKNTIILDLQAQSKETVIDELIDKLHSAGKLKNKEDYKKAILARESQSTTGIGEGIAIPHAKTNAVSEPAIAFGRSIQGIDYESLDGNSAHLFFMIAAYENANNDHLQTLSRLSSFLMDAEFRTKLESASTKEEILQAIDSKEKEMEVDEDPIVSSSRQKILAVTACPTGIAHTYMAADSLKAKAKEMGVNLKVETNGSSGVKNALTKKEIEEADAIIVAADKQVDMARFDGKHVIQVPVAQGIRKPKELIQQALDQDAPVYRNNGSTSSDETSNRKKNERSGFYKHLMSGVSNMLPFVVGGGILIAISFIFGIKAFDPKDPSYHPIAEALHTIGGGNAFALMIPVLAGFIAMSIADRPGFAPGMVGGLMAATGGAGFLGGLIAGFLAGYLVIGLKKLFSTLPNSLEGIKPVLLYPLFGILLTGLIMMFVVIEPVKALNDVLTVWLKGMGTGNLVFLGLILGGMMAVDMGGPINKAAFTFGIAMIDAGNYAPHAAIMAGGMVPPLGLALSTTLFKRKYTKAEREAGKTNYIMGASFITEGAIPFAAADPARVIPSAIVGSAIAGALSMVFGIGLPAPHGGAFVIPIVNGNPLLYVAAIAIGSIVTAAMAGLMKKEIKE, encoded by the coding sequence ATGAAGATAACAGAACTATTAACAAAAAACACGATAATCCTGGATTTGCAAGCACAATCCAAGGAAACCGTTATAGATGAACTGATCGACAAACTTCATAGTGCAGGTAAGTTAAAAAATAAAGAAGATTACAAGAAAGCTATTCTGGCTAGAGAAAGTCAAAGCACGACGGGTATTGGAGAGGGCATCGCCATCCCTCATGCAAAAACGAATGCTGTAAGCGAGCCAGCAATCGCTTTTGGCCGCTCCATCCAGGGAATTGACTATGAATCTCTCGACGGCAATTCTGCTCACTTGTTTTTTATGATTGCGGCATATGAAAACGCCAACAACGATCACTTGCAGACATTGTCGAGACTTTCCAGCTTTTTAATGGATGCGGAATTTAGAACTAAACTTGAATCTGCGTCAACGAAAGAAGAAATTTTACAAGCGATCGATTCAAAAGAAAAAGAAATGGAAGTGGATGAAGATCCAATCGTCTCTTCCTCACGCCAAAAAATCCTGGCTGTTACAGCTTGTCCAACAGGTATCGCCCATACTTATATGGCTGCAGATAGCTTAAAAGCAAAAGCTAAGGAAATGGGAGTAAACTTAAAAGTTGAAACGAACGGTTCGAGCGGTGTAAAAAACGCTCTTACGAAAAAAGAGATTGAAGAAGCAGATGCCATTATTGTCGCAGCTGATAAGCAAGTAGACATGGCACGTTTCGATGGAAAACACGTCATACAAGTGCCAGTAGCACAAGGTATTCGCAAGCCAAAAGAACTTATTCAGCAAGCACTTGATCAAGACGCACCTGTATATAGAAATAATGGCTCAACTTCGTCAGACGAAACGAGTAATAGAAAGAAGAATGAAAGAAGCGGATTTTACAAGCATTTGATGAGCGGCGTATCGAACATGCTGCCATTCGTTGTCGGCGGCGGGATTTTAATAGCTATTTCCTTCATATTCGGAATAAAAGCATTTGATCCAAAAGATCCTTCTTACCACCCTATAGCTGAGGCGCTGCACACGATTGGCGGCGGAAATGCTTTTGCTCTTATGATTCCGGTACTTGCAGGATTTATTGCGATGAGTATTGCTGACCGGCCAGGCTTTGCACCGGGTATGGTAGGCGGTTTGATGGCGGCTACTGGCGGTGCAGGATTTCTAGGTGGATTGATTGCCGGTTTCTTAGCAGGTTACCTCGTAATAGGTTTAAAGAAACTATTTAGTACACTTCCGAATTCATTAGAAGGCATCAAACCCGTTTTGCTTTATCCGCTATTCGGTATTTTACTGACGGGACTTATCATGATGTTCGTCGTTATTGAACCTGTAAAAGCATTGAACGATGTTCTTACTGTCTGGTTAAAAGGAATGGGGACTGGGAATCTCGTATTTCTTGGCTTGATTTTAGGCGGTATGATGGCTGTTGATATGGGCGGACCGATTAATAAAGCGGCGTTCACATTCGGTATTGCCATGATCGACGCTGGTAACTATGCACCGCACGCGGCCATTATGGCAGGAGGTATGGTTCCTCCCCTTGGCCTGGCATTATCAACAACACTTTTTAAAAGAAAATATACGAAAGCTGAAAGAGAAGCCGGAAAGACTAACTACATTATGGGTGCTTCCTTTATAACAGAAGGTGCGATACCTTTTGCAGCTGCAGACCCCGCTCGTGTCATCCCATCAGCGATCGTTGGTTCAGCTATTGCAGGCGCCCTTTCCATGGTATTTGGCATTGGCCTCCCAGCCCCCCACGGTGGAGCATTTGTTATTCCGATCGTTAACGGTAACCCACTGTTGTACGTGGCAGCTATAGCTATCGGATCTATCGTAACAGCTGCTATGGCAGGCTTGATGAAAAAAGAAATTAAAGAATAG